The following proteins are co-located in the Leishmania donovani BPK282A1 complete genome, chromosome 26 genome:
- a CDS encoding CAAX prenyl protease 2, putative codes for MCCLVSGTYLAFGTAPPRTVQRQSTLLRPVIRSSVSTLLLFAGPIAEACHLGTFDTPESTFLLWRNYVICPIGEELFYRGVLFSLLHRRSSAARIFVSAFLFSLSHIHHLVSMACDAYRNCEDKGVAGNDRDEKERACWRSAGHAMCGIFVFTALFGLLSGYYYEHVCERSIIAIAAAHALCNAIGPPEFTVLRSRHFTAREKVASAAIYVAGIVGWAWTLLRY; via the coding sequence ATGTGCTGCCTTGTCAGTGGTACCTACCTTGCATTCGGtacggcgccgcctcgtacCGTCCAGCGGCAGAGCACTTTGCTGCGCCCGGTCATCCGTTCTTCCGTGTcgacactgctgctgtttgcGGGACCCATCGCGGAGGCGTGTCACCTCGGCACCTTCGACACACCGGAGAGCACATTCCTGTTATGGCGAAACTATGTGATCTGCCCGATTGGGGAAGAGCTGTTCTATCGCGGCGTTCTCTTCTCGCTTCTGCACCGCCGTTCCTCTGCAGCACGCATTTTCGTTTctgccttcctcttttcGCTTTCCCACATTCACCACCTTGTCTCTATGGCATGTGACGCGTACAGAAACTGCGAGGACAAAGGCGTGGCTGGTAACGACCGCGACGAGAAAGAgcgtgcgtgctggcgcTCAGCGGGGCACGCCATGTGCGGCATCTTTGTCTTTACCGCGCTATTCGGCCTTTTGAGCGGGTACTATTATGAGCATGTGTGTGAGCGTAGCATAAtcgccatcgctgcagcCCACGCCCTGTGCAACGCCATTGGCCCTCCAGAGTTCACAGTACTGCGGAGCCGTCATTTCACTgcaagagagaaggtggCAAGCGCAGCGATCTATGTCGCTGGTATTGTAGGGTGGGCttggacgctgctgcgctactGA
- a CDS encoding ATP-binding cassette protein subfamily B, member 2, putative — translation MSADKKAKAKQAIQDAKAAVSEKLRGQVPILTLLRYRASSEWFAVVVGSIAAFCAGGSTPLFMYFFGRMTNSAYDDEAAPEVTRSFAMLMVCIGILSMVLVFIKTATYQVTATRLVGRIKCAYFSAVVNQDIGWHDKRKPGELISRLTGDTRVILNGVNDRFASWIENLGTGLIGIVFAFIASWELTLLIMGSLPLIAVAVYFLTAASSRHVAVTRKQYAVASAIAQEVMQNIKTVQSFNREMHEAERFSETIVGSRKAGIKKEFLVAMAGGSVMGIMLCVIGLAFILAAYLVHSGRTDVGSVSAAFLTVMYGAMGLGQVFPALISFVEARTAAYPIFATIDEQPTIDLHGPGREATFCRCIEVKDVTFAYPTRPDQLIFSGLSATIRKGEKVAFSGSTGCGKSTIISLIQRFYDPMEGAVTVDGQDLRDLDLRSWRKRIGIVSQEPNLFSGSVLDNVRMGRRSATLEEVVTACKQARIHDTILALPRGYDTSVGSLGSQLSGGQKQRLAIARAVVRGADILLLDEATSALDRKSEVEVQRAIDDLTEHSKMTVITIAHRMATISNMDCIYFLDGSRDGGSCIVECGTYDELIRMNGRFASMVMMQNPSTGNLRTVVHDTSFYLYPGALDKITGGSVSTEDSYSSNDSWDSNCNGFYEDDDRWSQYSHVDDVPFIHRTDWEERKTSVSMWRIMKMTKSRWWAIALGFLGSIITAIVFPCVSLMITQLINTLGTYRLSQDTTHMQRQIALYVILLILLGAVYFLGSVLTGFYGYVGEYLTCELRTILFQQILRQDQTFFDMPRRDPGALAALLSGDCESVHQLYGPTLGSRLRSVCAFAGGIAIGLTMEWKVALVCLATMPLFVGSIIAQQVFFADSQSVRESGIDTVVSEALGSIRTVTSFNMQDRMIKEYKRTINVAEQTAERRAVLVSILAGATEITLMGSMALSFWYGGTLIERGETHFSNVLVAAMAVTMGSTLAGAEAGSFATKLRDARLSSNRVFSVIDRVPAVDSYEYGKVNFEEQIGVEFHHVGFTYPAREGVKVLNDVSLKFQAGSSNGLMGQTGCGKSTIVQILARFYPISTGKVLINGEDLSSLDLVTWRDQLSIVLQEPSLFSGTIRDNIKYSLPDATEEEVIEAAKIACIHDDIMNMEKGYDTEVGYRGQQLSGGQKQRVAIARGVLRCPKLLLLDEATSALDNITEVRVQRNLDEFQRRFGVTTVAIAHRLATIRHSNQIVLLDSGKIIEQGTHEQLLAQDGEYKSRWELAHT, via the coding sequence ATGTCCGCCGATAAAAAGGCGAAGGCCAAGCAAGCCATCCAGGATGCGAAGGCAGCAGTGTCCGAGAAGCTAAGGGGTCAGGTGCCCATTTTAACCCTCCTGCGGTATCGCGCTTCCAGCGAGTGGTTTGCCGTCGTTGTCGGGAGCATTGCCGCCTTCTGCGCGGGCGGCTCCACGCCGCTTTTCATGTACTTTTTCGGACGGATGACGAACAGCGCGTACGACGACGAAGCCGCGCCGGAGGTGACGCGCAGCTTTGCGATGTTGATGGTGTGCATCGGCATTCTTTCCATGGTGCTTGTCTTCATTAAGACTGCCACGTACCAAGTGACCGCGACGCGCCTGGTCGGCCGCATCAAGTGCGCCTACTTCTCCGCTGTCGTCAACCAGGACATCGGCTGGCATGACAAGCGCAAGCCCGGCGAGCTCATTTCTCGCCTGACTGGAGACACGCGTGTCATCCTCAACGGCGTTAACGACCGCTTTGCCAGCTGGATCGAGAACCTCGGCACCGGCCTCATCGGCATCGTTTTTGCGTTCATCGCGAGCTGGGAGCTGACGCTCCTCATCATGGGTTCACTCCCGCTCatcgcggtggcggtgtaCTTTCTCACCGCCGCGTCCTCCCGCCACGTTGCTGTGACGCGCAAGCAGTATGCGGTGGCGAGCGCCATTGCGCAGGAAGTCATGCAGAACATCAAGACAGTGCAGAGCTTCAACCGCGAGATGCACGAGGCGGAGCGCTTCTCAGAAACGATAGTGGGCTCGCGCAAGGCCGGCATCAAGAAGGAGTTTCTTGTGGCGATGGCCGGCGGCTCCGTGATGGGCATCATGCTCTGCGTCATTGGGCTCGCCTTCATCCTTGCTGCGTACCTTGTCCACAGCGGCCGCACCGACGTTGGCTCCGTCTCGGCGGCCTTTCTGACTGTGATGTACGGCGCCATGGGTCTTGGGCAGGTGTTCCCAGCCCTCATCTCCTTTGTggaggcgcgcacagcagcgtaCCCAATCTTTGCGACTATCGATGAGCAACCGACGATTGACCTGCACGGGCCTGGCAGGGAGGCGACGTTTTGCCGGTGCATTGAGGTGAAGGATGTCACCTTCGCCTACCCGACGCGTCCAGACCAGCTCATCTTTAGCGGCTTGAGCGCCACGATTAGGAAGGGCGAGAAGGTCGCCTTCTCTGGTTCGACAGGATGCGGCAAGTCAACGATCATCAGCCTCATCCAGCGCTTCTACGACCCCATGGAGGGTGCCGTCACCGTGGATGGGCAGGATCTCCGCGACTTGGACCTCAGGTCGTGGCGCAAGCGCATCGGCATCGTGTCGCAAGAGCCCAACTTGTTCTCCGGCTCCGTTCTCGACAACGTCCGCAtggggcggcgcagcgccacccttGAGGAGGTTGTGACGGCATGTAAGCAGGCCCGCATTCACGACACGATACTGGCCCTGCCACGCGGCTACGACACCAGCGTTGGTTCTCTGGGCAGCCAGCTGAGCGGTGGGCAAAAGCAGCGTCTCGCCATCGCCCGGGCCGTCGTGCGCGGTGCCGACATCCTGCTCCTGGACGAGGCGACCAGCGCGCTGGACCGAAAGTccgaggtggaggtgcagcgcgccaTAGACGATCTTACGGAGCATAGCAAAATGACGGTGATCACGATTGCGCATCGAATGGCTACCATCTCGAACATGGACTGCATCTACTTCCTCGATGGCtcgcgcgacggcggcagctgcattGTTGAGTGCGGTACCTATGACGAGCTCATCCGCATGAACGGCCGCTTTGCCTCGATGGTCATGATGCAGAACCCTTCCACGGGAAACTTGCGTACTGTGGTACACGACACGAGCTTCTACCTCTACCCAGGAGCCCTCGACAAAATTacaggcggcagcgtctcAACCGAAGACAGTtacagcagcaacgactCCTGGGACTCCAACTGCAACGGCTTCTACGAGGATGACGACCGGTGGAGCCAGTATTCCCACGTCGACGACGTCCCCTTCATCCACCGCACCGATTGGGAGGAGCGAAAGACGAGCGTGTCGATGTGGCGCATTATGAAAATGACGAAGAGTCGCTGGTGGGCGATTGCGCTGGGGTTTCTGGGCTCCATCATCACAGCTATCGTCTTCCCTTGTGTCAGTCTCATGATTACCCAGCTCATCAACACTCTCGGCACCTACCGCCTGTCGCAAGACACAACGCACATGCAGCGACAGATAGCCTTGTACGTGATTCTGCTGATTCTTTTGGGCGCTGTCTACTTCCTCGGGAGTGTGCTTACGGGCTTCTACGGCTACGTCGGTGAGTACCTGACCTGTGAGCTGCGCACGATCCTGTTCCAGCAGATTCTTCGACAGGACCAAACCTTCTTTGACATGCCTCGCCGCGACCCTGGTGCGTTGGCGGCCCTTCTCTCTGGCGACTGTGAGTCGGTGCACCAGCTTTACGGCCCTACCCTCGGCTCCCGCCTCCGGTCTGTCTGCGCGTTCGCCGGCGGTATTGCCATCGGCCTCACAATGGAGTGGAAGGTGGCGCTCGTGTGCCTGGCCACTATGCCGCTCTTTGTTGGCAGCATCATCGCGCAGCAAGTCTTCTTTGCCGACTCTCAAAGTGTTCGCGAGAGTGGCATCGACACGGTGGTGAGCGAAGCCCTCGGCTCGATCCGCACTGTCACCTCCTTCAACATGCAGGATCGAATGATCAAGGAGTACAAGCGCACCATCAACGTCGCGGAGCAGACcgccgagcgccgcgccgttcTCGTCAGCATCCTCGCCGGTGCGACGGAGATCACACTGATGGGTTCGATGgctctttctttttggtACGGTGGCACCCTCATTGAGAGGGGCGAGACGCACTTCAGCAACGTGTTGGTCGCTGCCATGGCCGTCACCATGGGCTCGACGCTGGCGGGGGCGGAGGCAGGCAGCTTCGCGACAAAGTTGCGCGATGCGCGGCTGTCGTCGAACCGTGTCTTCTCCGTCATTGACCGTGTACCGGCGGTAGACAGTTATGAGTACGGCAAGGTCAATTTTGAGGAGCAGATAGGCGTCGAATTCCACCACGTCGGCTTTACGTACCCAGCGCGGGAGGGGGTGAAGGTGCTCAACGACGTCTCTCTCAAGTTTCAGGCAGGCTCGTCGAACGGCCTCATGGGACAGACCGGCTGCGGCAAGTCGACCATTGTGCAGATTCTGGCCCGCTTCTACCCGATCTCGACGGGCAAGGTGCTCATCAACGGTGAAGATCTCAGCTCCCTCGACCTCGTCACGTGGCGCGACCAGCTCAGCATTGTATTACAGGAGCCCTCGCTGTTCAGCGGCACCATTCGTGACAACATCAAGTACTCTCTGCCGGACGccacagaggaggaggtcaTTGAGGCGGCAAAGATTGCCTGCATCCACGACGACATCATGAACATGGAGAAGGGCTACGACACGGAGGTGGGCTACCGGGGCCAGCAGCTCAGCGGCgggcagaagcagcgcgtGGCCATCGCCAGAGGCGTTCTTCGCTGCCCGAAGCTGTTGCTGCTCGATGAGGCTACCAGCGCCCTCGATAACATAACAGAGGTGCGGGTGCAGCGCAACCTGGACGAGTTCCAGCGGCGGTTCGGCGTCACCACGGTCGCCATCGCCCATCGCTTGGCGACCATCCGCCACAGTAACCAGATTGTGCTGTTGGACAGTGGCAAGATCATCGAGCAGGGCACACACGAACAACTCCTGGCGCAGGACGGTGAGTACAAATCTCGATGGGAGCTAGCCCACACGTGA
- a CDS encoding 6-phosphogluconolactonase — protein sequence MSSFAPNVKVCEDISHISSAARDIILAAIDARVDKSTPVVLALSGGSTPKRLYEELHEKDLALLQQHAVQFILGDERLVATDDEQSNFSMATKALLRDVPSSDVIAIDPSAALATSKDEKGGIDGAWVVAQDYEMKLRNGIPCTQVNGTDMPVPVVDIMLLGFGADGHTASIFPDSVAATDEDHIVSVSFPSPTMNPKVWRVTLSKTVIQNAKHVVVLACGKDKNWVVHGVLAEAPSGPLPVSRFLRDCRGSVTMLLDAGSGEGLSA from the coding sequence ATGAGTTCCTTTGCACCCAACGTGAAGGTTTGCGAGGACATTTCCCACATAAGTTCCGCCGCGCGCGACATCATCCTCGCCGCTATCGACGCGCGCGTAGACAAGTCTACACCCGTTGTGCTGGCGCTGTCTGGAGGCTCTACCCCTAAGCGGCTGTACGAGGAGCTTCACGAAAAGGATCtggctctgctgcagcagcacgcggtgCAGTTCATTCTGGGCGATGAGCGCCTCGTCGCGACAGACGACGAGCAGAGCAACTTCTCCATGGCGACGAAAGCACTGCTACGTGATGTGCCAAGCAGCGATGTCATCGCAATCGACCCgagcgccgcgctggcgacgtCCAAGGACGAGAAGGGTGGTATTGACGGCGCTTGGGTCGTCGCACAGGATTATGAGATGAAGCTCCGGAATGGCATACCATGCACACAAGTAAATGGTACAGATATGCCTGTTCCTGTGGTGGATATTATGCTTCTCGGATTCGGCGCAGACGGGCATACGGCCTCCATCTTTCCGGACTCTGTGGCAGCCACGGATGAAGACCACATCGTCTCGGTCAGCTTTCCCAGCCCGACCATGAACCCCAAGGTCTGGCGTGTCACGCTCTCAAAGACTGTGATTCAGAACGCCAAGCACGTTGTCGTGCTCGCCTGCGGCAAGGACAAAAACTGGGTCGTGCACGGTGTGCTCGCCGAGGCGCCGTCGGGTCCTCTGCCGGTATCGCGGTTTCTTAGAGACTGCCGCGGGTCGG